ATGGAAGCATATGAGCTTATAGTTTAATGTCCGTGAGAAGGAGGGGATATGACCACTTCGAGATGGCGTGGACTCCCCCATCTGGTAGTTGACAAGCACTGCGTAAATTATGCATAGGTTATTTACACTCCAAGATGATCAACTACCCGTTTCACTTAAATTAGTCATCAGGATGCACATGACATTCAGTAATTTTTTGCTCTGTAAAAACGTCACATTTTAGTGGGTTATTTTAAATTAGGCCTAGTCACCATGCACCTTAATTGTTGTGAATTTTGGCACCGTAAAAAACGTCACATTTAGTAGGCCTGGCAGAGTTAATTTTCGGCATCCACTTGTTTGTGACAGACACAAGATGGGGTTTGGTATGACTTTGCCATGGCCCACCTCCTTATCATCTTAATCtttccagatctctctctctcctctttctatctctctgtgtgtgtgtgtgtgtaaaatgttTGATTGAGCCTTGCTCCTTAAACCCATGGACTGTGTCAACATCGAAAAAGTAGCCCTGTGACCTCCGATCGTCTTCTCAAAATATTTATAATGAGGATTTTAGCCACTCTGACCCTTTGTAAAACATAATGAATAATGCAGGTTACCTCTGACTTGTGATTCAGCTGTTTTTACAGTCAGTGCTTAGAGCGCTCATAGGCTTCTTTTCAGAAAGCTTAATTGGGTGCTTCTAACATCCATCACACTCCTGCCATCCCAATGACCTTCCCAGTGGATTATTTtctaagagagagatggaatttATCTATACAATAACCACACACAAAAAAAGCCCCTATTGTGCACACATACTCGTGCATTCTACTTAGATGAAATGTATAGCCTCAAAGTACTGTGCTGATGTTAGCCGCTGGTGCACTTTGACACCATTTACAGAGGTCTGACTTTCATTCAAATTTACTATATGACCCCAGATTGCTGAAATATTAAATAGATGCAAGAACATGTACTTACATTATATAGACACAGATTAATGTAACACTTCAGGGGATGTTTCATAGACCAAGCAGTGATTCTCTATGGAACATGGTTTGAAAAACAGGAGTAGTAGGCTTTATCTGGGCCCATGAAACCGGTCCAGGTGTACAGCAAGGAACAGTTTAATGCCCCATTTGTAGCTGGGAGCATGAGCCTCTTTTCTGAGCAACTGTCTGGTCAACAATACCTGCTTGTCTCTGCAAGGAGATCCTAAATAACCTAACTCTTAAATCCTGTTTAAGCCCTGCAATGTAGATCTCACTGTTATGTTTCAGATGAACATGTTCCTTAGATCTATTTGAACTGTTAAGTACATGGTCCAATGATCTGTGTCTAACTAATTTGTCTCATGCTACCTGGATTGGGTTTTCATATTGCAGCCCTAATCCTGGTGGTGAGAGGATCACCTCAGGACCAGTTCAGTTTAAAAGCTGCTTTTCAAACCCTGCACTCTCACCACTTAGCAAGCAGAAAGTGATACACTGCCGTGAAAAGTATATACCTTCTGATTTGATCTATTTCTGCAGAAAAAAATGtacactgaatgttatcagatcttcaaccaaaacctaatattagataaagaaAACCGGAGTGAACCAAAAACATGAAATGTTGATTCTTGTTGAATTTTTAAAAATTATGCAACACCAAttgcccctgtgtgaaaaagtaatttcaccatcacactaccaccaacaTTCTTGACCGCCGGTATGacgttcttactgtggaatgcagtgtttgcgACAGACATAACCGGACCCATGTCGTCCAAATAGTCGACTatagagtttgccaaaaagcacctggatgatcGTCAAGATTCctggaagaatgttctatgggCAGATGAGTCAAAACTAACTTTTTGGACAACATGGGCCCAGTTATGTCtgcgaaaaccaaacactgcattccacagtaagaacctcaaaacaacagtgaagtatggtggtggtagtgtgatggttgggggatgctttgctgcctcaggacctaaACGACTTGTCATCattgaaggaaccatgaattcggCTCTGTATCAGATCATTCGAATGGAAAATTTCAGGCCATCCATCCGTGAGCTGAAGTCTATGCACaactgggtcatgcagcaagacaatgatccaaaacacacaatcaagacaTCAGAATGGCTGAAAAGCAACacgttttggaatggcctagtcaaagtccagacttcAGCCTGATTGAGATGTTATGGCAGGACctgaaacgagcagttcatgctcGAAAACTCCCCAATGTCGCTGACTTgttcagtggtgggaaaagtacccaattgtcatacttgagtaaaagtacagatacagtaccttattagaaaatgactcaattaaaagtcacccagtaaaatactactttagttAAAGTAAAGCAAGCATTTggatttaaatatacttaagtatcaaaattataaattatttcacattccttatattaagcataCCAGACTGCACAATTTATTTAGTCTTTTTTACAAATGGCCATAAAAGAAATGTACATAGGAGAGATGATCTACTGTTGGTCCTTGTGTTTTTACATTTTCAAGATACACtaaatatacaaaagtatgtggatcagccttcaaatgagtggatttggctatttcagccacactcgtttCCGACAAGTGTGTAAAAATCTAGCACACAGCCACGCAAACTCCATAGTCAAACATTGGAAAGAgactggccttactgaagagctcagtgactttcaacgtggcactgtcataggatgccacctttccaacaagtaacATTTCtggcctgctagagctgccccagtcaactgtaaatgctgtttgtgaagtggaaatgtcaagGGTTTCCAtccccatgcgcaatgccaagcgtcggctggagtggtgtaaagcttgcagccattggacactggagcagtggaaacattcTCTGTCGTGATGACACTTCACCATCTAGCAGTTGAACGGACTAATCTAGGTTTGGTGAATgcaaggagaacgctacctgctcgaatgcatagtgccaactgtaaagtttggtggaggaggaataatggtctggtttttcatggttcgggctagaccccttatttccagtgaatggaaatcttaacggtatgattctgtgcttccaactttgtggcaacagtttggggaaggcccttcactgtttcagcatgacaatgcccctgtgcacaaagcgaggtccacacagaaatggtttgtcgagatcggtgtggaagaacttgattggcctgtacagagccctgacctcagccCCATCGGACATCTTTAGGATGAATTGGATCACCAACTACAAGGCCTAACCACCCAACATCATTGCCCAGCAAGTCACTGCAGAAAaatcccagaagactggaggctgttatagcagcaaagggggtacCAACTccttattaatgcccatgattttggaatgagatgtttgacgagccagtgcccacatacttttggtaatgtactgtatatgtggcaTACCTGTTATGGACAATAAAGACCAACACGAACATCAAGTGGGCAGCCATCCTATCACCTCTGACCAAAGAACATCAGCAGTGGGCAGCTATCCTATCACCTCTGACCAAAGAACATCAGCAGTGGGCAGCTATCCTATCACCTCTGACCAAAGAACATCAGCAGTGGGCAGCCATCCTATCACCTCTGACCAAAGAACATCAGCAGTGGGCAGCCATCCTATCACCTCTGACCAAAGATCATCAACAGTGGGCAGCTATCCTATCACCTCTGACCAAAGAACATCAGCAGTGGGCAGCTATCCTATCACCTCTGACCAAAGATCATCAGCAGTGGGCAGCTATCCTATCACCTCTGACCAAAGATCATCAGCAGTGGGCAGCCATCCTATCACCTCTGACCAAAGATCATCAGCAGTGGGCAGCCATCCTATCACCTCTGACCAAAGATCATCAGCAGTGGGCAGCCATCCTATCACCTCTGACCAAAGAACATCAGCCGTCATCTTGTTAATTTCCCCACAATTCTACATGTAGAATCACCACCCTCTTTGACACTCAGCAGGTGATCTACTGCGCACAGTCAACGTTTGTGTTGGTCTGGCTCGTCCTTTAGTAAAAAAGGAGAAAAGGTTTGAGAAAAATCTACCCAAAGGGGAATAACACGTGACTTTCCCTCAAAATCTTTTATTTTCCTTCCAGTTTACAACAATGTTTATTCTGACATAAAGCTGGTCACAGAGGTGGGCATTAAGCAGGTACAAGGGGATTGGGGACAATAAAGGGCAGTCAGCATATGACCCTGTGTAGAATAATCGTAGAaaataaaaaaaggaaaaaaataaaTGACACAGAGCATGTCGTTTTTAGCATAGCAGGCAAAATTATGGATCAAACAAATAGAGTGGTAAACCACTGGCCTTGTCAAGACACTGACACGAGAGCAACCACCATAAAATGAGCACCTAGGCAAGTGTGGACTAGTGTAGTGCCATAATGTTGGAGGATGAGGGCTCTAAATAAACAACCTCTTGACTTAAATACATATTGCAATGAAGTGCTTACTTAGCAACAAAAGCTTGATGTTCCTTACAAGGCAGGTCAATGGTTAAGCGCAAGCGTTCTAAACAATGCTATGCTACTCTTACAGAGTACTGCCTCTTATAGAACAGTCCTACTGTAATAGATACCCTGTGTACTAACAGGAAAAGCATTATGAAAGAGAAGAATAAAGGCTTGAAGAGTGATGACAAAAGAAGAAGAGACATGGCAGATATTAGAGAAGGTTCACAGTCTGTCCAGCTCAACAAAGTGCTGGCGTAGAACATCTATGTTAAAAAGGGGCCAGTCGTGTGAATCCTGGAGACTGGCTTTGCAGGGTCACTTCTGCTGCAGCCGGGCAGCTTTGAACTTGGACACCCGCTTAGGGGCCTCACGGGGGGCGTCGGGAACCACCTCCTCCAGCTTCCGCTCTGGGATTGTGGGCAGAGCTGGAGGGACGATGGTTAGGTGGGGGATCGACAAGGGAATGGGCTCCTTCTCCACCACTGTGCATGAAAAGGCCTGGATGATCAACAAAACATTAACAGGAGGTGGTTAATGAGAGGCTGTAGAGCTGGACAGTGCACAGACAAACAACTTGTTCAAGGTGTATCCCTATTCAACATTCAAAGATCATGATTCGAAAAACAAAATCAGCAGAGGACCACTGTCGTAATCATTAGGGCCTGCAACGGAAAATGAATGTTTTTTATTGCACAAGATGTTCAGGTAGTCCCTCTGTCAGTTGTCTTCCGTTTACtgtctaatgaacatgacccagctgAGTTTTACCTCGAAGCGTCTGGTGGGGTGTAGAGGGTTCCCGGTGGGGCTGTCCTCCTCGGTGATGCCGTCGCTGGTGTCGCTGCACGTGTTCTCGTCGTGGCTCAGGGTGCGTCCGAACGTCCTGCGCTCTTCGAAGTCGGCAGCGCTGCTCTCACTGGTGTCGCTACAtccactgttctctctgctccggGACTTTAGGATGGACTTCCTGGGGATGGGCTCGCCATTCTTCACATCCACAAACAACCTGACAAAAGTCCACAAACATAGGCCTAGTCAGCCATTATACCCAATCAGATCGCAGAACTTGTTAATAGACGGACACCATACCGAATCAGAACAAAGTACCTGGAAACATTCAGAGTAAATAACATTTAATATATGCTAATACATTGAACCCAAAATGTTGCTAATAGGTATGCCAACCAAGAACTAGATaagtgatatgtagtgtgggtTTACCTGTAGATGTCTGTGGGCGTGGTGATGTTGTGGAGCCCGTGGTGAGAGTGACCATTGCTGGTGCCAATCTTCTTTTTCCTCTTGGCTTgctgcttctgttctttcagcTCACTGAACTTCAACATGGTGTTCTTCCCTGTGTTTATCCTCACCTGGAGACgaagcgacagagacagagagaaaaatgtaGTACATTGATTTACATGACTCAAATAACATAATTGACGAcattgttgactgttgactgcaTTGAGTTCAATACGATTTATAAAACACTGACCTTCTTGGGTTCCACCGTATGAGAGAAATAGATGGTAGGCAAACCGttgccttcctcctcctctcccttgtcttcctcctcctcctccctgtccctggTTGTACCGTTAACTTGGCCACTGTTGTGAGGCACAGTCATCTTGCCTTCACGCCTCTCGTCATGTCCGTTGACGCGATGATGGCCgccaccatctccctccttctcttcctcagaGGAGGATGTTGTGTCGTCATTGC
This is a stretch of genomic DNA from Oncorhynchus nerka isolate Pitt River linkage group LG25, Oner_Uvic_2.0, whole genome shotgun sequence. It encodes these proteins:
- the LOC115109572 gene encoding unconventional prefoldin RPB5 interactor 1-like isoform X2, with the translated sequence MVPFGPLAFMPGKLVHTNEITVLLGDNWFAKCSAKQAQKLLEHRKKHVRSALDDLHKTKKNFEARVGFTEDLEKLSGAKGDYVDIREEVGSIEEFVSKGKQRVALKPHTKPKMEAFVKIEEEEGGGEGDGGSRKGVLSEEELWARLDELEAKEKLEEEHDRHFGSADTNGNDDTTSSSEEEKEGDGGGHHRVNGHDERREGKMTVPHNSGQVNGTTRDREEEEEDKGEEEEGNGLPTIYFSHTVEPKKVRINTGKNTMLKFSELKEQKQQAKRKKKIGTSNGHSHHGLHNITTPTDIYRLFVDVKNGEPIPRKSILKSRSRENSGCSDTSESSAADFEERRTFGRTLSHDENTCSDTSDGITEEDSPTGNPLHPTRRFEAFSCTVVEKEPIPLSIPHLTIVPPALPTIPERKLEEVVPDAPREAPKRVSKFKAARLQQK
- the LOC115109572 gene encoding unconventional prefoldin RPB5 interactor 1-like isoform X1, which produces MAETNKRNIEVLQGVDRLRVGHKKVVKGCEVQIQHWEKVKGDYEALENQLKTLPDEVSYDIMVPFGPLAFMPGKLVHTNEITVLLGDNWFAKCSAKQAQKLLEHRKKHVRSALDDLHKTKKNFEARVGFTEDLEKLSGAKGDYVDIREEVGSIEEFVSKGKQRVALKPHTKPKMEAFVKIEEEEGGGEGDGGSRKGVLSEEELWARLDELEAKEKLEEEHDRHFGSADTNGNDDTTSSSEEEKEGDGGGHHRVNGHDERREGKMTVPHNSGQVNGTTRDREEEEEDKGEEEEGNGLPTIYFSHTVEPKKVRINTGKNTMLKFSELKEQKQQAKRKKKIGTSNGHSHHGLHNITTPTDIYRLFVDVKNGEPIPRKSILKSRSRENSGCSDTSESSAADFEERRTFGRTLSHDENTCSDTSDGITEEDSPTGNPLHPTRRFEAFSCTVVEKEPIPLSIPHLTIVPPALPTIPERKLEEVVPDAPREAPKRVSKFKAARLQQK